The Streptomyces sp. NBC_00576 genome contains the following window.
GGTCGCGGTGCCGAGCGAGCGGTCGACGGCGTATCTGCTGTTCCGTCTCTGGGCGGCGGACACGGTCCCGGGCGGGGTCGGGGAGGTCGTCGTGATGCCGTTCCACGAGATCATGCCGGCCGTGCGGGACGGGAAGGTCGACGCGGGGCTGGTCATCCACGAGGCGCGCTTCACGTACCGGAACTACGGGCTGCACAAGCTCGCGGACATGGGCGAGCACTGGGAGGCGACGACCGGGCTGCCGATCCCGCTCGGCGCGATCATCGCCAAACGGTCGCTGGGAGCCGGAACGCTGGAACTGCTGGCCCAGGCCGCCCGGACCTCCGTACGCGCCGCCTGGGACGACCCTGAGGCCTCCAGGGCCTATGTCCTGGAGCACGCACAGGAGATGGACCCGAAGGTCGCCGACCAGCACATCGGCCTGTACGTCAACGAGTTCACCGCCGACCTCGGCGAGGACGGCTATGCGGCGGTCCGGGGGCTGCTGACACGCGCGGCGGCCGAGGGGCTGGTGCCGCCCCTCGGCCCGAACGCACTCGATTTCCCCTAGAGGTCTCCGAAGTCTTCGCAATCTCCGGAGACGTCTTGCACGTCTTGCCCGTCTTACACGTCCAGTTGGTCGGCGACCGCCCGCAGCAGGCCCGCGATCTTCGCGCCCGAGGTCTTCTCGGGGTAACGGCCCCTTTCCAGCATCGGCGTGATGTTCTCCAGGACGGTCGTCAAGTCCTGGACGATGGAGGCCAGTTCGTCGGGCTTCTTGCGCTGTGCGGCCGCGACCGACGGGGTCGGGTCCAGGATCACGACGGAAAGCGCCTGGTCACCGCGTTGGCCGGCGACAACTCCGAACTCCACGCGCTGGCCCGGCTTGAGGGAATCGACTCCGGCGGGCAGGACCGAGGAATGGACGAAGACGTCACCGCCGTCGTCGCGGGAGAGAAAGCCGAAGCCCTTCTCACTGTTGAACCACTTGACCTTGCCGGTGGGCACGTCTGTTCCTCGTCCTCATACTCGTCGGAAAACTGCTTCGGGCTGCTTGAAACTGCTACGAACTGCTGGCGGGAAAACGGGTCTTGATAGCACTTGGGCGGGTCGCTGGACCCGCCGGTACCAAGGCTAATGGTCGACAGGCGGGTGACAAGACGCCACCGGGTTGTTCCTTCGGGCAGGGAACTACCCTGGTCGAGTGCGTGACAAAACCCAAACGAATTCCGCCGCGGCCGGAGATCGGCTGATCCGTGCCGGTGCCATCGTGTTCTTCGTCGGTGCGGTGGCCACTTTGGTCACCGTGGCCCCATTTCTCCTCGGCACGACGCCATTCCCGACGTTCATGTTCGGCTTGAGCATGCTGATGGGCGTCGGCTTCCTCGTCGCGGGCGCCGGGGTGCTCCGGTCGGTGGCCGAGGGCCGCCGTCAGGCGCGCGCGGCCGTCGCGTCCGAGTAGCCCGGGTCGCCCGGGTCTCCGTCATAGGAGGCCAGCCAGGCCGGGAAGCGGGTGAGGTCGTCGAGGACGACGTCCGCACCGGCCGCGCGCAGCTCAGCTGCGTCGCAGGGCCCGGTGGGCACGGCGACCGACAGGGCACCGGCGGCTCGCGCGCCGCGTACGTCTCCGACGTGGTCGCCGACGTACACGCTCGCGCCCTGCTCGCGCAGCGCCACCGCCTTCTGCTCGGCCCACAGGTTTCCGATGACCTCGTCGGGCTCGATACCGAGGTGCGCCAGGTGGAGTTTGGCGTTCGGCTCGTACTTGGCGGTGACGACGATCGCCCGCCCGCCGGACTCCCGTACGGCCGCGATCGCCTCGCGGGCGCCGGTCATCGCGGGGGTCGCGGTGATGGCGATGGCCGGATACATCGCACGGTAGAGATCGCTCATGGCCTCGATGCGATCGGCCGGAAACCAGTGCACGAGCTCGTCCGCGAGTGGCGGTCCGAGCCTGGTGACGGCCAGGTCGGCGTCGATGAACGTGCCCGTCCGCTCGGCGAGCGCCAGATAGCAGGCGTGGATGCCGGGGCGGGAGTCGATGAGGGTCATGTCGAGGTCGAACCCGACGGTGAGCGCGCGGGAGGACGCCGGCGAGGCCATGGATGTCATATGCACCATTGTGCGGGAGCGGTCGGAGAGCGGTCGGAGAGCGGTCGGTGACGGTGTTCAGCGCGAGCGCTGGGAGCGCCAGACCAGGAACAGGGCGGAAACGATCGCGGCGCCCCGTAGGACCCACGGCCAGGTCTGGGTGAGGGCCTCGTTCATGTGCCCCTCGGCGATGGGCTCGCCCCAGCGTCCCTGCGTACGGCCCCACAGCCATCCGACGCCGGCCGCGACCGCCGCTCCGGGCAGATAGACGACCGCCCACTTCGTCTCGGCCTGGGACAGCCGGCGCGAGGCGTAGGCGATGGCCCAGCCGATGAGGAGGGCGTAGAGGTTGCCGAGGACGGCTCCCGCGACGAGGAGGCCGGCGGCGAGAAGGAGCAGCGGGTTGCTCCAGCGGCCGGAGGGGAGGGGGATGCGCAGCCGGGGACGCCGGCGCGGTGCGGTATCGGTTTCCCCCTCGTCGCCTCCTTCGTATCCTTCGTGCCCTTCGGCGACGGCGGGTTCGGAAGCCTCGTCAGCAGGCTTCGCCCGCTCCCTCGCCTTCTCCCCTGCCTTCTCCAACCTGGGTGGCGGCTTGAGCAGGTCTGGGATCTCCACCCCGCCGACGAACCCGGGCGGAAGGCTGTCCACGTCCGTGAGATCCCCGAGCGGGCCCGTGCGACGCGCCAGCCACCAGTCGGTGTCCGGGAGCCCGTCCGTACCCCCGAGATGGGGCGGAGCGGGATCACCCCCCGAAGGAAACGGAGCGAACGGCTCCGCCGCCTTGGACGCCTCCGCCGGACGCGGACGCGGTACAAGACGCCCGAGCCCCTTGCTCTTGCCCTTGCGCTGCGGCTCCTCGCGGTCGCGCTGTACGGGCACGGAGGCACGCGGCGCCTCGGGCGCACCGGGACCCGCGCCGGCGCCGGCCACGACCTCGTCCGGGGTGCCGATGCGGTCGAGGATGCGGCGTACGGAGGCCGGGCTGTCGACCGGCGCCTTGGCGCGACGACGGTCGATCTCGTCGCGCAGCCCGGAGACCAGACGCATCCGGGCGCCGGACGGCAACTGTCGCTGCTGGGCCAGGTCGCCGACCTTGCTCAGATACTCGTAGACGACCTGGTCGCTCTCGATACCCACGAAGCCAGACGTTACCGGCATCTCCATCAAGGGCGGCGGTACCTCTTCAGCACGGCCAGTACCCCTTCAGCACCGGCCCGCACCCTCAGCCCGTCCGGCGATTGAGGACAAGGCCCGTTCAGGGCCGTAGGGGGGTCTGGGGGCGCAGCCCCCAGAAGACGCCCACCCAACTCCCCGCACCGACAAAAAGACACCTCACCGCACCCACCCGCTACCGTGGGCGGGATGAGCACCGAGGAGACACCGGCGCCGCGTTCTCTCGCGGAGGCGCTACGCGCGCGGGACGACGCGTCACTCGCCGCGCTGCTGCGCAGCCGGCCGGACCTCATCACCCCCGTCCCCACCGACCTCACCCAGCTGGCCACCCGCGCCGGCACGCGCGCGTCGGTCGTGCGCGCCCTGGAGCGCCTGGACAGGTTCACGCTCCAGACGGCACAGGCGCTGGCCGTGGCCCCGGACCCGGCGGCCTACGACGATCTGCTGGCTCTCCTCGCGGGCGACGCCACCGATCCGGCGGTCGTCGCAGCCCTGCCCCGCGCCCTCTCCGTGCTGCGCGAGCAGGCCCTGGTGTGGGGCGGTACGGACCGGCTGCGCCTCGTGCGTACCGCCCGTGAGCTGCTGGCGCCCTCGCCGCAGCATCCGTCGCCGACGGGGCTCGGTCCGACGGTCGCGGAGGCGACTGCCGGGATGTCGCCGGGCCGGGTCCAGGAGATCGTGGCGGCGGCGGGACTCACGTCGACGCACGACGCGGTGAGCGCGGTGGCCTCCCTGACGGCTCTGTTCACCGACCGGAAGCGGATGGCCGCGCTGCTCGACAGTGCCTCATCGGACTCCGTGGACGTGTTGCGGCGCCTCGTCTGGGGGCCGCCGTACGGCCAGGTCACCGCGGAGCCGGCCGCCCATCTGCGCTGGCTGCTGGACCGGGGACTCCTGCTCCCCACGGCGCCCGGCACCGTCGTACTGCCGCGTGAGGTGGCCCTGCATCTGCGCGACGGGCGGGCGCACCGTACGACCGAGCCGTTGCCGCCCGGGGTCGAGGCGGCCGCCGCCCATCGTCCACAGGTTGTGGACAACGCGGCGGCCGGACAGGCGTACACGGCTCTCGCGACCGTCGAGGAGCTGCTGAAGGACTGGGACGAGGGCGGCCCGGCGGTGCTGCGGGCCGGCGGGCTGAGTGTCCGCGACCTCAAGCGGACGGCCGTCGCCCTGGACGTGTCCGAGCCGGTCGCCGCCTTCTGGGTCGAACTCGCCTACGCGGCAGGCCTGTTGGCGTCCGACGGCGAGGCCGACGAGCGCTACGCGGCGACCCCGGCGTACGACGAGTGGCTGGAGCAGCCCGCCGCCACACGCTGGGCGCGACTCGCGGAGGCGTGGCTGACGGCGACCCGGACGCCCGGAGTGATCGGCGGCCGGGACGCCAAGGACCGTACGCTGTCCGCCCTCGGCCCGGCCCTCGACCGGTCCGCCGCGCCGGAGGTACGCCACCGGGTGCTGGCCCTGCTGGCCGCGCTCCCGGAGGGCACGGCCCCGACCGTCGAGTCGGTGCTGGCCCGGCTGCACTGGGAGCGTCCGACGCGCGGCCCACAGCAGGACCGGGAGGGCGACGAGGACCTGCGCACCAGGCTCGCCCGCTGGACCCTGTCCGAGGCCGAGTCGCTGGGCATCACGGGCCGGGGGGCACTGTCGTCCCAGGGCCGGGCCCTGCTCGGCGCCCCCGCCGCACCGGTGAAGCCGGCCGAGCCGACGGGCCCCGGCGACAAACTCCCGGTCCACCACCACGACCACCACAACCATCCCGCGCATCCCGTCCCCGAGCCCCTCTCACCGCCCGAGCAGGCCGTCGCCTCCGCCACCGCCGCCCGCCTGCTCACCCCTCTCCTCCCCGAACCGCTCGACCACGTCCTCCTCCAGGCGGACCTGACGGCGGTGGCCCCGGGCCCCCTCAAGCGCCCCCTGGCCGAGATTCTCGGCGTGCTCGCGGACGTCGAGTCGAAGGGCGGCGCGACGGTCTACCGCTTCACCCCCGGCTCCGTACGACGCGCCCTGGACGCCGGCCGCTCCGCCTCCGACCTGCACGACTTCCTGACCGCCCACTCCCGTACGCCGGTCCCGCAGCCCCTCGCCTACCTCATCGACGACGTCGCACGCCGACACGGACACCTGCGGATCGGCGCGGCCTCGGCGTACGTGCGCTGCGACGACGACTCGGTGCTCAGCGAGATCCTCGCCGACAAACGGTCCGCGAACCTGCGCCTGCGGCGGCTGGCGCCCACGGTGCTGGCCGCGCAGACCGACCCGGCGACCCTCCTCGACGGTCTGCGAGGCATGGGTTTCGCGCCGGCCGCCGAGTCCGCCGAGGGCGACGTCCTGATCACCCGCGCCCACGCCCACCGCACCCCGGCCCGCACGGCCCCGGACCCGGTACCGGACGGCCCGCCGGCTCCCGACGGCACGCTGCTCTCGGCGGCGATCCGGGCGATCAGGGCGGGCGACCTGGCCTCGACGACCCCCCGCAAGCCGACGGAGACCCCGGCCGCGAACGGCGACCTCCCGCGCACCAGCCCCGCCGAGACCCTGGCCACCGTGCAGGCCGCCGTGATGACCGGCGAGGCCGTGTGGATCGGGTACGTCAACGCCGAGGGCGCCGCCAGTCAGCGTGTCATCGCCCCCATCCGCGTGGAGGGCGGCTTCGTGACGGCGTACGACCACACGGCGGACGAGGTACGGACGTATCCGCTGCACCGGATCACGGGGGTGGCGGAGCTGGCGGACGACCAGCCGTAGACACCCCGGTCACGCGGTCGGTCACGCAGTCGGTCACGCGGTGCGGTCACCCACACGGGTGTCGACCCGAATTCATGCACGCCACGCCGGAGACTTCCCACGCACGGGGGAGCTTCAGGCCCGTCCCGCATGCGTGAACGGCCCGCTGGGCAGCCACCGGACGCCCTGATCAAGCTGGTCCGGCTGCTCCCGTCCCGAAAGGCCCCTGACGTCCCCATGCGTGCCAAGCCCCCCGTCCGCACCCGTTCCCTCGTCGCCATGTCCGCCGCCGCAGTGCTGGTCTCCGTGGCCGCGCTCGTCGTCGTACTCGCGTCCGAGTCGTCGGCGGCCCCGTCCGCACTGCCGCTGCCGTTGCCCGTCGCCGGCGTCGAGTCCCTCGTCACCCAGGGCGTCACCATCGAGGGGCCGCTGGTCAACAACCTCAATCTGCCGCAACTGAAGTAGCCGACCGGTCAGCAGGCCGGTCAGCAGGCCGCGACCCGGGCGTGCGCGGGCAGGCCGAAGTGGGAGCGGGCGGCGGTCTCCAGGGCGGTGGACGACATCGTGTCGTCGGCGTCGGACTCGGCGAAGAAGCTGAAGTTGTCCTCCGTCCACTCCCCGTATCCCGCACCGTCCGGCGGCTCCTCCCGCGACACGACGCGGTAGTCGCCGTCCGCCTCCCGTGCCAGCCGCAGCACCTGCGGGTACCGGGCGCCGCCGCACTCCACCAGAGCGCCCGCGCGGACCCCGTACTCCATGCACAGCGTGTTGACACCCGCCCGTACGACACCGTCGTCCTCGCCGAGGTCCAGCGCCTCGGCCCGGCAGAACCACCGCGCCCGGAGATCCGGCACCGTCTCCCCGTACCCGCTGCCCCGCGAGTCGGCCACGAGCCGGGCCTCGATCACCGGCCGCACCTCACCCCAGAGACGGCTGTCGACAGTCCCCGACCCGAGCACCCACACCCCCGTCGCCATCAGCACCGCCACGGCTCCCAGCCCCGACGCCCATCGCCCCACCGACTGCACCGCAGGCTCCTCACCGCGCCGCGCTCCCGCGCCGCTCCCGCCGTACCAGACAGACATCTCTGCCCCGGGGTTGCCCGTAGGGCCCGTCGACTGTGATGCGGGCTGTGCTGCGGTGTGATCCGCGCCCCGCCGTGACCATGCGCAGGTAAGGCACACTGGACGTTTGGCCGTAGGCCGTACGGAAGGGATGTGCACGTACGTGAATGGTCCACTCATCGTCCAGTCGGACAAAACCCTGCTCCTTGAGGTCGACCACGAGCAGGCCGGCGACTGCCGTCGGGCCATCGCGCCGTTCGCCGAGCTGGAGCGGGCGCCGGAGCACATCCACACCTACCGGGTGACTCCGCTGGGCCTGTGGAACGCGCGGGCCGCCGGGCACGACGCCGAGCAGGTCGTCGACGCACTCGTGCAGTACAGCCGCTATCCCGTGCCGCACGCGCTGCTCGTCGACATCGCCGAGACGATGGACCGCTACGGACGGCTCACGCTGAGCAAGCACCCGACCCACGGACTGGTCCTCACGACCACCGACCGTCCGATTCTCGAAGAGATCCTGCGCTCCAAGCGGATCGTGCCGCTCGTCGGCGCCCGGCTCGACCCGGACACCGTGGCCGTGCACCCCTCCGAGCGCGGGCAGATCAAGCAGGTGCTGCTGAAGCTGGGCTGGCCGGCCGAGGACCTCGCCGGGTACGTCGACGGCGAGGCGCACGAGATCGGGCTGGCCGAGGACGGGTGGGCGCTGCGCCCGTACCAGCAGCAGGCCGTGGAGAACTTCTGGCACGGCGGGAGCGGAGTGGTCGTCCTGCCGTGCGGGGCGGGGAAGACGCTGGTCGGGGCCGGGGCCATGGCCGAGGCGAAGGCCACCACCCTCATCCTCGTCACGAACACCGTCTCGGCCCGGCAGTGGAAGCACGAGCTGGTGAAGCGGACGTCGCTGACCGAGGAGGAGATCGGCGAGTACAGCGGGACGCGCAAGGAGATCCGGCCGGTCACCATCGCGACGTACCAGGTGCTGACGACCAGGCGGAAGGGCGTCTATCCGCACCTGGAGCTGTTCGACTCCCGCGACTGGGGGCTCATCATCTACGACGAGGTGCATCTGCTGCCCGCGCCCGTCTTCAAGTTCACCGCCGATCTGCAGGCCCGGCGGCGGCTCGGTCTCACCGCGACCCTCGTACGCGAGGACGGGCGCGAGTCGGACGTCTTCTCGCTCATCGGGCCGAAGCGGTTCGACGCGCCCTGGAAGGAGATCGAGGCGCAGGGCTACATCGCGCCCGCGGACTGTGTGGAGGTCAGGGTCAACCTGACGGAGTCGGAGCGGCTCGCGTACGCCACCGCCGAGACCGAGGAGAAGTACCGCTTCTGCGCGACCACCGCGACCAAGCGCAAGGTCACGGAGGCGATCGTGCGGCGCTTCGCCGGACAGCAGATCCTCGTCATCGGCCAGTACATCGACCAGCTCGACGAACTGGGCGAGCATCTGAACGCGCCCGTCATCAAGGGCGAGACCCCGAACTCGCAGCGCGAGAAGCTCTTCGACGCGTTCCGCCAGGGCGAGATCAGCGTGCTGGTCGTGTCCAAGGTCGCGAACTTCTCCATCGACCTGCCGGAGGCCACCGTCGCCATCCAGGTCTCCGGGACCTTCGGGTCACGTCAGGAGGAGGCTCAGCGGCTGGGCCGCGTACTGCGGCCGAAGGCCGACGGCCACAAGGCCCACTTCTACTCGGTGGTCGCCCGGGACACCATCGACCAGGACTTCGCCGCACACCGCCAGCGGTTCCTGGCGGAACAGGGGTACGCGTACCGGATCATGGACGCGGACGAGCTGCTCGCCGGGGACATCGAGGGTACCGAGAGCTGAGCTGCACACCGCTCACCTGCGGCGCACGCCCGCCTCCTCCCCGTACTCACCGAGCAGTACGACGCTCAGGGCGGCGCCCGCGAACACCTTGACGGCGCGGAGGGCGTCGCCGAAGGGGTGCCGGTGGGCTCCCCGCACGGGGGTGGCGCCGGAGTGGACAGTGGCCGGGGTGAAGGTTGCTGCGCTCATGTGTCCATGCTCGCTTCCGGGCCCGCCGATGCCATCGGCCTGCGGGCCGAACCTCCGTCGTCTCCCTGTACGACTGAGGGTGGACGTCTCCCCCACAGGAAGGTGGAGGCTGTCCCCTAGGGGACTACGGGCGCCGTACGCGCTGTCGTACGCGCTGGCGTGTGAGCCGGGGTTGCGCTGTGGTGCGCGGAAACTGATTGGCCTCCGCCCGCCCGAGTCCCCTAAAATCTCCGCTCTTGCCCGCCTCCCGTCGTGGAGCGCCGCCGCCCGGACGGAAACCGGTCGGCTCTCGACGTCACAACCCCGCAGCAGTCACGCGCAGGCACCCGGAGGCACCCCCTTGTCCAGCACCGTTTCCGACCCCGCTTCTGGCCCTGTTTCCGGCCCTGTTTCCGACGATCCACTCGGCCGCGAACGTTCCCACCTCGCCGCCTCCCGGGCGGCCCTTCGCGCGATGCGTGAGGACGCGGAGTCCCTCGACATCAAGGACGTCACCGCGAACTGGGTCAACGCGGCGGTCCTCTCCCGTCAGATCGGGGAGCGGATCAAGGCTCTCGCCGACCTCAGTCACACCCCGCTGTTCTTCGGCCGCCTCGACTACCTGCACGCTCCCGGCGCCGAGCAGGCCGAGGGCGCGGAAGGGGAACAGTTCTACATCGGGCGGCGGCACGTCCACGACGCCGACGGGGACCCCATGGTCATCGACTGGCGCGCCCCGGTGTCCCAGCCGTTCTACCGGGCGTCCAAGACCGACCCCTTGGATGTCGCCCTGCGCCGCCGGTTCGGGTACACCGGCGGAGACCTCACGGCGTACGAGGACGAGCACCTCTCCGACCCCGCGGATCCATCGAAGGCAGCCACCACCAGCAAACTGCTCCAGCAGGAGATCGAGCGCCCGC
Protein-coding sequences here:
- a CDS encoding HAD family hydrolase, producing MASPASSRALTVGFDLDMTLIDSRPGIHACYLALAERTGTFIDADLAVTRLGPPLADELVHWFPADRIEAMSDLYRAMYPAIAITATPAMTGAREAIAAVRESGGRAIVVTAKYEPNAKLHLAHLGIEPDEVIGNLWAEQKAVALREQGASVYVGDHVGDVRGARAAGALSVAVPTGPCDAAELRAAGADVVLDDLTRFPAWLASYDGDPGDPGYSDATAARA
- a CDS encoding 1,4-dihydroxy-6-naphthoate synthase encodes the protein MSSIHTSPQTEQTGQPLQIAYSPCPNDTFVFDAWAHGRVPGAPALDVTFADIDITNGMAERGEFDVLKVSYAVLPYVLDEYALLPCGGALGRGCGPLVLTREAGADLTGRTVAVPSERSTAYLLFRLWAADTVPGGVGEVVVMPFHEIMPAVRDGKVDAGLVIHEARFTYRNYGLHKLADMGEHWEATTGLPIPLGAIIAKRSLGAGTLELLAQAARTSVRAAWDDPEASRAYVLEHAQEMDPKVADQHIGLYVNEFTADLGEDGYAAVRGLLTRAAAEGLVPPLGPNALDFP
- a CDS encoding cold-shock protein gives rise to the protein MPTGKVKWFNSEKGFGFLSRDDGGDVFVHSSVLPAGVDSLKPGQRVEFGVVAGQRGDQALSVVILDPTPSVAAAQRKKPDELASIVQDLTTVLENITPMLERGRYPEKTSGAKIAGLLRAVADQLDV
- a CDS encoding helicase C-terminal domain-containing protein — protein: MSTEETPAPRSLAEALRARDDASLAALLRSRPDLITPVPTDLTQLATRAGTRASVVRALERLDRFTLQTAQALAVAPDPAAYDDLLALLAGDATDPAVVAALPRALSVLREQALVWGGTDRLRLVRTARELLAPSPQHPSPTGLGPTVAEATAGMSPGRVQEIVAAAGLTSTHDAVSAVASLTALFTDRKRMAALLDSASSDSVDVLRRLVWGPPYGQVTAEPAAHLRWLLDRGLLLPTAPGTVVLPREVALHLRDGRAHRTTEPLPPGVEAAAAHRPQVVDNAAAGQAYTALATVEELLKDWDEGGPAVLRAGGLSVRDLKRTAVALDVSEPVAAFWVELAYAAGLLASDGEADERYAATPAYDEWLEQPAATRWARLAEAWLTATRTPGVIGGRDAKDRTLSALGPALDRSAAPEVRHRVLALLAALPEGTAPTVESVLARLHWERPTRGPQQDREGDEDLRTRLARWTLSEAESLGITGRGALSSQGRALLGAPAAPVKPAEPTGPGDKLPVHHHDHHNHPAHPVPEPLSPPEQAVASATAARLLTPLLPEPLDHVLLQADLTAVAPGPLKRPLAEILGVLADVESKGGATVYRFTPGSVRRALDAGRSASDLHDFLTAHSRTPVPQPLAYLIDDVARRHGHLRIGAASAYVRCDDDSVLSEILADKRSANLRLRRLAPTVLAAQTDPATLLDGLRGMGFAPAAESAEGDVLITRAHAHRTPARTAPDPVPDGPPAPDGTLLSAAIRAIRAGDLASTTPRKPTETPAANGDLPRTSPAETLATVQAAVMTGEAVWIGYVNAEGAASQRVIAPIRVEGGFVTAYDHTADEVRTYPLHRITGVAELADDQP
- a CDS encoding DNA repair helicase XPB, translating into MNGPLIVQSDKTLLLEVDHEQAGDCRRAIAPFAELERAPEHIHTYRVTPLGLWNARAAGHDAEQVVDALVQYSRYPVPHALLVDIAETMDRYGRLTLSKHPTHGLVLTTTDRPILEEILRSKRIVPLVGARLDPDTVAVHPSERGQIKQVLLKLGWPAEDLAGYVDGEAHEIGLAEDGWALRPYQQQAVENFWHGGSGVVVLPCGAGKTLVGAGAMAEAKATTLILVTNTVSARQWKHELVKRTSLTEEEIGEYSGTRKEIRPVTIATYQVLTTRRKGVYPHLELFDSRDWGLIIYDEVHLLPAPVFKFTADLQARRRLGLTATLVREDGRESDVFSLIGPKRFDAPWKEIEAQGYIAPADCVEVRVNLTESERLAYATAETEEKYRFCATTATKRKVTEAIVRRFAGQQILVIGQYIDQLDELGEHLNAPVIKGETPNSQREKLFDAFRQGEISVLVVSKVANFSIDLPEATVAIQVSGTFGSRQEEAQRLGRVLRPKADGHKAHFYSVVARDTIDQDFAAHRQRFLAEQGYAYRIMDADELLAGDIEGTES